A genomic window from Sphingobacterium spiritivorum includes:
- the miaA gene encoding tRNA (adenosine(37)-N6)-dimethylallyltransferase MiaA, producing MKNVIIILGPTASGKTALAVALAKKINGAIISADSRQVYRHMDIGTGKDLKEYEDIPYYLIDICEPGEKYNLSHFQHDFQKAYLDIVKSGRQPILCGGTGLYIQSVIQEKPYSHVPVNAELREELETLSREELLTRLDQQSIPADLKIDISTRKRMIRGLEILAGLAKYQTLAKPVSIPFPYQVFGIDPPVEIRRAKISQRLKQRIDQGLTEEVQHLLSRGVTHDDLQYYGLEYKYMSHYLSGDLDWEACFTKLETEIHRYAKRQMTYFRKMEKDNIQIHWLEYGSTEQMCEEILNTKKG from the coding sequence GTGAAAAATGTAATTATTATACTCGGCCCTACTGCCTCCGGTAAAACAGCATTGGCTGTTGCATTGGCCAAAAAAATAAATGGCGCTATTATCAGCGCAGATTCCCGTCAGGTATACAGACATATGGATATCGGTACGGGCAAGGACCTTAAAGAATACGAAGATATTCCCTATTATTTAATCGATATATGCGAGCCCGGGGAGAAATATAACCTCTCTCATTTTCAGCATGATTTTCAAAAAGCATATCTCGATATTGTCAAAAGCGGCAGACAACCTATACTCTGCGGAGGAACAGGTCTGTATATTCAATCTGTTATTCAGGAAAAACCATACAGTCATGTTCCCGTTAATGCAGAATTGAGGGAAGAATTGGAGACATTGTCTAGGGAAGAGTTACTGACCCGACTAGATCAGCAATCGATTCCTGCAGACCTGAAGATTGATATCAGCACCCGAAAACGCATGATCCGCGGATTAGAAATCTTAGCCGGCTTAGCTAAATATCAGACACTGGCAAAGCCTGTTTCCATCCCTTTTCCTTACCAGGTATTTGGCATCGATCCTCCGGTAGAGATCCGGAGAGCAAAAATATCACAGCGACTGAAGCAACGTATTGATCAGGGATTGACAGAAGAGGTACAGCATCTCTTGTCCCGCGGTGTTACCCATGATGATCTTCAATATTATGGACTGGAATATAAGTATATGTCCCACTATCTTTCGGGAGATCTGGATTGGGAAGCCTGTTTTACCAAATTAGAAACAGAGATACATCGCTATGCCAAAAGACAAATGACGTATTTTCGCAAAATGGAAAAAGACAATATACAGATTCACTGGCTGGAGTACGGCAGTACGGAGCAGATGTGTGAAGAAATATTAAACACAAAAAAGGGATAG
- a CDS encoding Gfo/Idh/MocA family protein: protein MKRKLRMGMVGGGKDAFIGAVHRIAAFMDGKIELVCGAFSIDPQISRESGEQLFVSPDRIYENYEEMIAKEAALPEGERMDFVTIVTPNFLHFGPAKLALENGFDVVVEKPMTVSLEEAQELKSIVESTGRTLCLTHTYSGYPMVKQAKAMVREGHFGKIRKIVVEYPQGWLSRLSEREGNAGAAWRADPKRSGKSLVMGDIGTHAAHLAEYVSGLKITELCADLTTFVEGRLLDDDGSVLLRFEDGAKGVLMASQISAGEENAVRIRIYGEKGGLEWANEDPNNLIIKMLDQPRQLYRTGNAYAAPYTLSSFATHNTRIPAGHPEGLLESFANIYRNFALTVSAKREGLTPSAESLDFPNVQDGVRGMAFIETVVQNNEGNEKWTKFVV, encoded by the coding sequence ATGAAACGTAAACTACGCATGGGCATGGTGGGCGGAGGTAAAGACGCCTTTATTGGTGCTGTTCACCGCATTGCCGCATTTATGGACGGAAAGATAGAATTGGTTTGTGGAGCCTTTAGTATTGACCCGCAGATTTCAAGAGAATCCGGAGAGCAATTATTTGTTTCTCCAGACCGTATCTATGAAAATTATGAAGAAATGATTGCCAAAGAAGCCGCTTTACCGGAAGGTGAGCGTATGGATTTTGTCACCATTGTTACCCCTAATTTTTTACACTTCGGTCCGGCAAAGCTTGCTTTGGAAAATGGTTTTGATGTGGTAGTGGAAAAACCGATGACTGTTTCTCTGGAAGAAGCGCAGGAACTCAAATCTATTGTAGAAAGCACAGGCCGAACATTATGCCTTACGCATACGTATTCCGGTTATCCTATGGTTAAACAAGCCAAAGCGATGGTCAGAGAAGGACATTTCGGCAAAATCCGCAAGATTGTTGTAGAGTACCCTCAGGGATGGCTGAGCCGTCTTTCTGAACGGGAAGGTAATGCAGGTGCTGCGTGGCGTGCGGACCCGAAACGTTCCGGCAAATCATTGGTTATGGGAGATATTGGCACACATGCCGCACATCTGGCAGAATACGTTTCGGGGTTGAAGATCACGGAACTATGTGCGGACCTGACCACTTTCGTGGAAGGTCGCTTACTGGATGATGATGGTTCGGTATTACTGCGATTTGAAGACGGTGCCAAAGGTGTTCTGATGGCTTCTCAAATATCGGCAGGAGAGGAGAATGCTGTACGCATCCGTATCTATGGAGAAAAGGGAGGTCTGGAATGGGCGAATGAAGATCCGAACAACCTTATTATAAAAATGCTGGATCAGCCTCGTCAGCTTTACCGTACAGGTAATGCATATGCTGCTCCGTATACATTAAGTTCATTTGCTACGCATAATACCCGTATTCCGGCAGGTCACCCGGAAGGATTACTGGAATCTTTTGCGAACATATACCGGAACTTTGCTCTGACAGTATCTGCGAAGCGTGAAGGCCTCACTCCCTCTGCTGAATCTTTGGATTTTCCAAATGTACAGGACGGTGTACGAGGTATGGCTTTTATTGAGACTGTCGTTCAGAATAATGAAGGTAACGAAAAATGGACTAAATTTGTCGTGTGA
- the def gene encoding peptide deformylase, translated as MKLPIVAYGDPVLRKKTQEIDEDYPEIKELIANMYDTMYAAHGVGLAAPQIGLAIRVFVIDASPFAEDDDEDKSLKDFKKVFINPIIVEETGEKWGFNEGCLSIPDINEEVFRPANVVINYLDENFEEHEIELSGLAARIVQHEYDHLEGKLFTDKLGPLKKAMLKGKLDAISKGLIRVGYKMKFPFEKKKR; from the coding sequence ATGAAACTGCCAATCGTTGCGTACGGAGATCCGGTCTTGAGAAAAAAGACACAAGAGATAGATGAAGATTACCCGGAGATCAAAGAACTGATCGCCAATATGTATGATACCATGTATGCAGCTCATGGAGTCGGTCTGGCAGCACCTCAGATCGGTTTGGCGATCAGGGTATTTGTGATAGATGCATCTCCGTTTGCAGAGGACGATGATGAAGATAAGTCACTGAAAGATTTCAAAAAGGTCTTTATTAATCCGATTATAGTGGAGGAAACAGGAGAGAAATGGGGATTTAATGAAGGTTGCCTGAGTATTCCGGATATCAATGAAGAGGTGTTCCGTCCTGCTAACGTAGTTATTAATTATCTGGATGAAAATTTTGAAGAACATGAAATCGAACTTTCTGGTCTGGCTGCACGTATTGTTCAGCACGAATATGATCATCTGGAAGGGAAGCTTTTTACAGATAAACTGGGGCCTTTGAAAAAGGCGATGCTTAAAGGAAAACTGGATGCAATATCTAAAGGACTGATCAGAGTCGGATATAAAATGAAATTTCCGTTTGAAAAGAAAAAACGTTAA
- a CDS encoding trimeric intracellular cation channel family protein, producing MTDANYIYYSDLVGTMFFAISGAMAANRKNIDMFGATFLGFVTAIGGGSLRDIFLNLRPVWVNDGNYLVAILIGVSIALLANERLDKYARTLSLFDAIGIGFFTIVGVQKSLIYDSSTIAAVVFGMFTAVLGGVIRDTLMNETPLIFRKEIYATACLAGAITFILLRNTGLNNSWCAFIGAAVVFVVRIVSIKYRLFLPAVGEYKKR from the coding sequence ATGACAGACGCCAACTACATATATTACAGTGACCTGGTCGGAACGATGTTTTTTGCTATATCCGGAGCAATGGCAGCCAACAGAAAGAACATTGATATGTTTGGCGCTACTTTTCTGGGATTTGTTACCGCTATAGGCGGCGGATCACTCCGGGATATTTTTCTCAATCTGCGCCCTGTATGGGTCAATGACGGAAACTACCTTGTGGCCATTCTGATCGGGGTTAGCATCGCTCTCCTTGCAAATGAGCGACTGGACAAATATGCACGTACCCTTTCTTTATTTGATGCCATAGGTATCGGTTTTTTCACCATTGTAGGGGTGCAAAAATCCCTGATCTATGACAGCAGTACCATAGCAGCAGTTGTATTTGGTATGTTTACTGCCGTTCTGGGAGGAGTGATACGTGATACGCTGATGAACGAGACTCCGCTCATATTCCGAAAAGAAATCTATGCTACAGCCTGTCTGGCGGGGGCTATTACTTTTATCCTGCTGCGCAACACGGGACTCAATAATTCGTGGTGTGCATTTATTGGCGCAGCAGTTGTATTTGTTGTCCGTATTGTCTCTATCAAATACCGGCTTTTTCTGCCTGCAGTAGGCGAATACAAAAAACGTTAA